One Candidatus Saccharimonadales bacterium genomic region harbors:
- a CDS encoding glycosyltransferase family 2 protein has translation MKIADIEIPLQHERGWKYRLFEIMPGLISWTILALPIALSFVSPTLAAYFILLFMLSWLVKAFGYAYRTSQGYRRLSRLMRADWLGMLDDLNHPKSALIKFGEIPNSRPKWHRRNLIKFAALNESLRPKDINQIVIIATYNEALNVLEPTIEALLTSRYDPQKINLLVAYEERGGQAQEQLVQFLIKKYDSKFKLAKAIKHPADLPAEVIGKGPNLTFAGRWLISYLKQHKLDPTKHIVTTLDADHRVHPNYFASLTYNYLIDEDRKYKSYQPIPMFFNNIWDAPAPMRVLATGNSFWNLIVSTRPHLMRNFAAHSQGMATLIDTDLWTVRSIVEDGHQFWRTYFRYDGRHDVVPIYVPVFQDAVLAETYRKTLKAQFIQLRRWAYGASDIAYVIKTGFLTANKVAKRDLFFKLTRLVEAHVSWATTALILAGAAWLPILINPDAQDSIIAHQLPRLASGINTFIAGGILVTVFLSMKMLPPRPPRYRAHRNVLMVLQWVLLPVSSIVYGSFAALYSQTRLMLGRYLEKFDVTDKVRKSELNDLTD, from the coding sequence ATGAAAATCGCAGATATAGAGATTCCTCTTCAACACGAGCGCGGCTGGAAGTACCGGCTGTTTGAAATCATGCCTGGTCTGATCAGTTGGACGATATTAGCCCTGCCGATTGCTCTTAGTTTTGTCAGCCCAACCCTGGCAGCTTATTTTATTTTGCTGTTTATGCTGTCTTGGCTGGTTAAGGCCTTTGGCTACGCCTACCGTACTAGCCAGGGATATCGGCGTTTGAGTCGGTTGATGCGGGCGGATTGGCTGGGGATGCTCGACGATCTGAACCACCCTAAAAGCGCCTTAATAAAATTCGGGGAGATACCGAATAGCCGGCCCAAATGGCATAGGCGCAATCTGATAAAATTTGCGGCTCTTAATGAAAGCCTCCGGCCTAAGGATATAAACCAAATTGTTATCATCGCTACCTATAACGAGGCCCTGAATGTTTTAGAGCCGACCATTGAAGCCCTGCTAACCTCGCGCTATGACCCGCAAAAAATCAATCTGCTCGTGGCCTATGAGGAACGGGGTGGTCAAGCTCAGGAACAACTTGTCCAATTCTTAATTAAAAAATACGACTCCAAGTTTAAACTGGCAAAGGCAATCAAGCACCCAGCCGATTTGCCAGCGGAGGTGATAGGCAAGGGCCCTAATCTGACATTTGCCGGCCGGTGGCTAATTAGCTATCTAAAGCAACACAAGCTGGATCCGACCAAACATATCGTGACCACGCTAGATGCTGACCATCGGGTACACCCGAATTATTTCGCCTCGCTCACCTACAACTATCTAATAGACGAGGACCGAAAGTACAAATCCTATCAACCAATACCGATGTTCTTCAACAATATTTGGGACGCGCCGGCGCCGATGCGAGTGCTCGCTACCGGCAACTCATTTTGGAATTTAATCGTGTCCACGCGGCCACACCTGATGCGTAACTTTGCCGCCCACTCCCAGGGTATGGCCACCTTGATCGACACCGACCTCTGGACGGTTCGATCGATTGTCGAGGACGGCCATCAGTTTTGGCGAACCTACTTCCGCTATGACGGCCGTCACGACGTCGTGCCGATTTACGTACCGGTTTTTCAGGATGCCGTCTTAGCGGAAACCTACCGTAAAACCCTTAAAGCTCAGTTCATCCAACTCCGCCGCTGGGCTTATGGCGCCTCTGATATCGCCTACGTTATCAAAACCGGATTCTTAACGGCTAATAAAGTGGCAAAGCGCGATCTGTTTTTCAAGCTCACGCGGCTGGTCGAAGCTCACGTCAGTTGGGCGACGACGGCGCTGATATTGGCCGGTGCGGCTTGGCTGCCGATATTGATAAACCCGGATGCCCAGGATTCTATCATCGCCCACCAATTACCCCGTTTAGCCAGCGGTATTAACACGTTTATCGCGGGCGGTATTTTAGTAACTGTCTTCCTCAGCATGAAGATGTTGCCGCCCCGGCCGCCGCGGTATCGGGCCCACCGCAATGTCCTGATGGTGCTGCAATGGGTTTTGTTGCCAGTTTCCAGTATTGTGTACGGCTCGTTCGCGGCACTTTATTCTCAAACCCGGTTGATGTTGGGGCGGTATCTGGAAAAGTTCGACGTAACGGATAAAGTCCGCAAGTCTGAACTCAACGACTTAACGGACTAG
- a CDS encoding ATP cone domain-containing protein, translated as MLKRQKHREKFSRAKLLRSLILATDHLKQPEAAFALTDTIETNLLRSLPETGNTLSSKDIAQAVLTVLKRFDTRSYVKYLSYQTNSLDASELRKLLVR; from the coding sequence GTGTTAAAACGACAAAAACACCGCGAGAAATTCTCGCGGGCTAAGTTGTTGAGATCATTAATCCTGGCGACTGACCACTTAAAACAACCCGAGGCGGCCTTTGCCCTGACCGACACGATCGAAACCAATCTGCTCAGGAGCCTGCCAGAGACCGGTAATACCCTATCGAGTAAAGATATAGCCCAAGCGGTGTTAACGGTGCTTAAGCGCTTTGATACGCGGTCATACGTCAAATATCTGTCATATCAAACTAATTCATTGGACGCGAGCGAATTAAGAAAGCTGCTAGTCCGTTAA